A single Paenibacillus sp. FSL R5-0517 DNA region contains:
- the mscL gene encoding large conductance mechanosensitive channel protein MscL, producing the protein MKGVLKEFKEFAVRGNVIDLAVGVIIGAAFGKIVTSLVNDIIMPPVGKLLGGIDFSQKIINLDRDMKTANGQDITTLAQANEAGATVIAYGQFINVMIDFLIVAFCIFMLVKGINYLKSKEHKKPEPQKTTKACKYCLSEIPAAATRCSHCTSELEPEGSGATA; encoded by the coding sequence ATGAAAGGCGTACTTAAAGAATTCAAGGAGTTTGCCGTCCGCGGCAACGTCATCGATCTGGCGGTCGGTGTGATTATTGGGGCTGCTTTTGGTAAAATCGTCACATCGCTTGTGAATGATATCATCATGCCTCCGGTTGGAAAACTGCTGGGTGGAATCGACTTCAGTCAGAAAATCATTAATCTGGATCGGGATATGAAAACAGCAAATGGACAGGACATCACCACACTTGCTCAAGCTAACGAAGCTGGGGCTACCGTAATTGCTTATGGTCAGTTCATCAACGTCATGATTGATTTTCTTATCGTTGCGTTCTGTATCTTCATGCTTGTGAAGGGTATCAACTACCTCAAAAGCAAGGAACACAAAAAGCCCGAGCCGCAAAAAACGACCAAGGCTTGCAAGTATTGCTTATCTGAAATCCCAGCCGCGGCTACCCGCTGCTCACACTGTACTTCAGAGCTGGAACCAGAAGGAAGCGGCGCAACAGCGTAA
- a CDS encoding xanthine phosphoribosyltransferase: MQLLKDKVRQEGIVLSEQVLKVDSFLNHQMDPVLMKEVGKEFIRRFEGENITRVLTIESSGIAPGIMTALELNVPLIFARKQKSLTLTEDILVEKVYSFTKQETNEITVAKKFMKPGDRVLIIDDFLANGEAAFGLARIVEQVGAEVVGIGIVIEKAFQPGGRLLKEAGYRVESLVRIGALSDGQVTFADEEGTN, encoded by the coding sequence ATGCAATTGTTAAAAGACAAGGTAAGACAGGAAGGTATTGTCCTGTCCGAGCAAGTACTCAAAGTGGATTCATTCCTGAACCACCAGATGGACCCGGTTCTGATGAAGGAAGTCGGCAAGGAATTCATTCGCCGCTTTGAAGGCGAGAATATCACACGTGTACTAACGATTGAATCGTCAGGGATTGCACCAGGCATCATGACTGCGTTGGAGCTGAACGTACCGCTTATTTTTGCACGGAAGCAGAAGTCGCTCACACTGACCGAAGACATCCTGGTGGAGAAGGTCTACTCCTTCACGAAGCAAGAAACGAATGAAATTACCGTTGCCAAGAAATTCATGAAGCCTGGGGATCGCGTATTGATCATTGACGATTTTCTGGCAAACGGTGAAGCAGCATTTGGGCTGGCTCGCATTGTGGAGCAGGTTGGAGCAGAAGTGGTTGGCATCGGTATTGTTATTGAAAAAGCATTCCAACCGGGAGGTCGCTTGCTGAAAGAAGCAGGATACCGTGTGGAATCACTGGTTCGCATCGGGGCTTTGTCAGATGGACAGGTTACATTTGCGGACGAGGAGGGCACGAACTAA
- a CDS encoding nucleobase:cation symporter-2 family protein, producing the protein MARERIFQRHRHPIKTFSLGLQHVLAMYAGAVVVPLIVSNALGFTQEQLTYLIAIDLLACGVATLLQVWGNKYFGVGLPVMLGCAFQAVSPMILIGMNSGVSAIYGAIIASGLFVLIFSGLFGKLIRLFPPVVTGSVVTIIGLTLIPVAFHDLGGGQGQPDFGSGTNLLLGFGVLLFIILMTRFTTGFIRSISVLIGLLVGTVAAGFMGEVNFAPIRDAGWFHVVQPFYFGTPTFEIVPILTMILVAIVSVAESTGVFMALGKILEKDLSSKDLARGYRAEGLAIVLGGIFNSFPYTTYSQNVGLVQMTRVKTRDVIVVAGGLLVVIGFVPKIAALAQLVPGAVLGGAMVALFGMVVSSGIRIIGSQVDLNRHENLFVIACSVGMGLGVTVVPELFAGAPDWAQIMLGNGIIAGSFTAIFMNLLFNGLGTKETAAKMAEQQADAILGETGKSA; encoded by the coding sequence ATGGCACGCGAACGTATTTTTCAGCGGCATCGGCATCCAATCAAAACGTTCTCACTCGGACTTCAACATGTGCTTGCCATGTATGCAGGAGCCGTTGTCGTTCCACTGATCGTTAGTAACGCACTGGGCTTTACACAGGAACAGTTAACCTATCTCATTGCCATTGATTTGCTCGCCTGTGGTGTGGCTACACTGCTTCAGGTATGGGGAAATAAATATTTCGGCGTAGGACTGCCTGTCATGCTCGGTTGTGCATTCCAAGCCGTGTCTCCAATGATTCTCATTGGGATGAATAGTGGGGTATCTGCCATCTACGGGGCAATTATTGCTTCCGGATTGTTTGTATTGATCTTCTCTGGTCTCTTTGGGAAGCTGATCAGGCTTTTCCCTCCTGTCGTGACAGGTTCTGTTGTGACCATAATTGGTCTGACGCTGATCCCGGTTGCTTTCCATGATCTGGGTGGCGGTCAGGGCCAACCGGACTTTGGTAGTGGAACGAATCTGTTGCTTGGATTCGGTGTACTGTTATTTATCATCCTGATGACTCGTTTTACAACTGGATTCATCCGTTCCATCTCGGTACTGATTGGTCTGCTCGTTGGTACGGTGGCGGCAGGATTTATGGGCGAGGTTAATTTTGCTCCTATTCGCGATGCAGGCTGGTTCCATGTTGTTCAGCCGTTTTACTTCGGTACACCGACCTTTGAGATTGTGCCTATCTTGACAATGATTCTGGTGGCGATTGTCAGCGTGGCTGAATCCACAGGTGTATTTATGGCTTTGGGCAAAATTTTGGAAAAGGACCTGTCCTCCAAGGATCTGGCCCGTGGTTATCGTGCTGAAGGTCTGGCTATTGTGTTGGGCGGTATTTTCAACTCGTTCCCATATACAACGTATTCGCAGAATGTAGGTCTGGTACAGATGACACGTGTGAAGACACGTGATGTCATTGTTGTGGCTGGTGGACTCCTGGTGGTCATCGGATTTGTGCCGAAGATTGCTGCGCTTGCACAGCTCGTTCCGGGGGCAGTTCTTGGTGGAGCCATGGTAGCCTTGTTCGGCATGGTGGTATCATCCGGTATTCGGATTATCGGTAGTCAGGTCGATCTAAACCGTCATGAGAATTTGTTTGTCATTGCTTGTTCTGTAGGTATGGGGTTGGGAGTTACCGTTGTGCCTGAGTTGTTTGCTGGTGCACCGGACTGGGCTCAGATTATGCTCGGTAACGGTATCATAGCAGGCAGCTTCACGGCGATCTTCATGAACCTGCTGTTCAATGGTCTGGGCACCAAGGAAACAGCTGCCAAGATGGCTGAACAACAGGCAGATGCCATTCTTGGAGAGACGGGCAAGTCGGCTTAA
- a CDS encoding transposase, with product MERKEQDMLPLSHEKVEVDGVYINEAGREEHLHRGQHFPADPVLGKSEWKLTEYAFDNHHEGRTDERLVPKENDTDKMGKITNPRRQIEGGR from the coding sequence ATGGAACGCAAAGAACAGGATATGCTGCCCCTTTCACATGAAAAGGTGGAAGTCGACGGAGTATATATCAACGAAGCTGGACGTGAGGAACATCTGCATCGTGGGCAACACTTCCCGGCAGATCCCGTTCTCGGCAAGTCAGAATGGAAGCTGACGGAGTATGCTTTTGATAATCATCATGAAGGACGTACCGATGAAAGATTGGTTCCCAAGGAAAACGATACAGATAAAATGGGCAAGATCACAAACCCTCGCAGACAGATCGAGGGCGGAAGATAA
- the map gene encoding type I methionyl aminopeptidase, whose translation MHVDPILKTKEEIGYMREAGRILRSCHQHIEQWMIPGITTAEINERVEGFLAAHGATPEQKGYKGYPYATCASVNEVVCHGFPGEEELASGDVVTIDMVVNKDGWLADSAWTYGIGEPSRSIRKLMRRTEKALERAIAQAVPGNTLGDIGSAIERTARLYRYGIVKPLIGHGIGQYIHEPPNVLPYGKRRTGTMLTEGMVITIEPIFTKGSSGAVVWDEDGWTVRTVDGSWGVQYEHTVAITGDGPLILTNGT comes from the coding sequence ATGCATGTGGACCCTATTTTAAAAACCAAAGAAGAGATTGGCTACATGCGGGAAGCTGGACGAATTTTGCGAAGTTGTCACCAACATATTGAGCAGTGGATGATACCTGGGATCACGACAGCGGAGATCAATGAGCGGGTGGAAGGGTTTCTGGCAGCACATGGGGCCACACCGGAGCAGAAAGGATATAAAGGATATCCGTACGCCACATGTGCCTCTGTCAATGAAGTAGTCTGCCACGGATTTCCGGGAGAAGAAGAACTGGCGAGTGGGGATGTAGTGACCATCGATATGGTGGTGAACAAAGATGGCTGGCTTGCTGACTCGGCCTGGACATATGGCATTGGTGAACCAAGCAGATCCATTCGCAAGCTGATGAGACGCACGGAGAAGGCCCTTGAGCGGGCGATTGCCCAGGCAGTTCCAGGGAATACGCTCGGAGATATTGGAAGTGCCATTGAACGAACAGCCAGATTGTATCGTTACGGAATTGTAAAGCCCCTCATTGGTCATGGAATTGGTCAATATATTCATGAGCCGCCAAATGTGTTGCCGTATGGCAAACGCAGAACGGGCACGATGCTCACCGAGGGCATGGTCATTACCATTGAACCCATATTTACGAAAGGCAGTTCCGGGGCCGTTGTATGGGATGAAGATGGATGGACAGTAAGGACGGTAGATGGCAGCTGGGGAGTGCAGTATGAGCATACAGTTGCGATTACTGGGGATGGCCCCTTGATTCTGACCAATGGTACATGA
- the coxB gene encoding cytochrome c oxidase subunit II: MMKQWQVAKRILPLLAVFSLLLSACGREDLSVMKPQGPVAQGQYDLMKLSITIMIVVLIIVFAIAAYVLIRFRRRAGQTDMPEQVEGNFKLEVIWTAIPLLLVIVLAVPTVQTIFAQGEDLSNDKNALKVQVTSHQYWWEFTYPQYDVTTAQDLIIPTGTKIAFELKTADVLHSFWVPSLAGKMDTNPDGTLNKFSFSAPNEGVYRGKCAELCGRSHAFMEFKVKAVSQESFDRWVNQMKAPAVLPEDTQLAEKFKTNCLSCHAVGDQGGPVAPNLTGIGGKESVAGILLNSREGQEEGSPVLDNMKEWLHDPQSVKPGNTMPNPKDLGLTDEEIDGIAEYLANYKLDYE; encoded by the coding sequence ATGATGAAACAGTGGCAGGTTGCAAAGCGAATTCTCCCCTTGCTGGCGGTGTTCTCTTTGCTGCTATCCGCATGCGGGCGGGAAGACTTGTCGGTAATGAAACCTCAGGGTCCTGTGGCGCAAGGCCAATATGATCTGATGAAGTTATCCATCACGATTATGATCGTGGTGCTCATCATTGTATTTGCTATAGCGGCCTATGTTCTGATCCGGTTTCGAAGACGAGCCGGGCAGACCGACATGCCTGAACAGGTTGAAGGTAATTTCAAGCTGGAAGTAATATGGACAGCCATTCCGTTATTGCTGGTTATTGTGCTGGCAGTACCGACAGTCCAAACGATTTTTGCCCAAGGCGAAGATCTGTCCAATGACAAAAATGCACTTAAGGTCCAAGTCACCTCGCATCAGTACTGGTGGGAATTCACTTATCCTCAATATGACGTAACCACCGCTCAAGATCTCATCATCCCGACCGGAACAAAAATCGCATTTGAACTTAAAACCGCTGACGTGCTTCACTCTTTCTGGGTGCCGTCACTTGCGGGCAAAATGGACACAAACCCGGATGGAACACTTAACAAGTTCAGTTTCTCTGCACCGAATGAAGGCGTTTACCGCGGTAAATGTGCCGAGTTATGTGGCAGATCGCATGCCTTCATGGAGTTCAAGGTAAAAGCAGTGAGTCAGGAATCCTTTGACAGATGGGTGAATCAGATGAAAGCACCTGCAGTCCTTCCTGAAGATACTCAATTAGCCGAGAAATTCAAAACAAACTGCCTTTCTTGCCACGCTGTTGGCGATCAAGGTGGACCCGTAGCACCTAACTTGACGGGAATCGGCGGCAAGGAATCTGTCGCAGGCATTTTGCTGAATTCTCGTGAGGGACAGGAAGAAGGTAGTCCGGTACTGGATAACATGAAAGAATGGCTCCATGATCCACAATCCGTGAAGCCGGGCAATACCATGCCGAATCCCAAGGATCTTGGGTTGACGGATGAAGAAATCGACGGAATTGCCGAATATCTGGCCAACTACAAATTGGACTATGAATAG
- the ctaD gene encoding cytochrome c oxidase subunit I gives MAHAHSVKRYRGLMDWITTVDHKKIAILYLVAGGFFFGIGGIEAILIRIQLMKPMNDFVSAQVFNELITMHGTTMIFLGVMPLIFAIMNAVVPLQIGARDVAFPFLNALGFWTFLFGGLLLNLSWVMGGAPDAGWTSYTPLSGSEYSGTHGVDFYTIGLQIAGLGTLIGGINFLATIITMRAPGMSYMRMPMFTWTTFITSAIILFAFPAITVGLVLLTFDRILGANFFDVAGGGNPVLWQHIFWIFGHPEVYILILPAFGIISEVIPTFSRKRLFGYSSMVFATILIAFLGFMVWAHHMFTTGLGNVANALFSISTMLIAVPTGIKIFNWLFTMWGGQIRFTAANLFAVGFVPTFVMGGVTGVMLASAPADFQFHDTYFVVAHFHYVIVGGLVLGLFSGLHYWWPKMFGRILSETLGKWTFWTFMIGFQLTFFVQHFLGLMGMQRRIVTYLPNQDFDLLNLVSSVGAFLMGVGVILFLANIVITMRKPAGAPNDPWEDGRTLEWSIPSPPPEYNFKQTPLVRGIDAYWKEKMAGHTEMTPAEPVGSIHMPSATPLPFVMSVGIFIAGLGLMFSKDEFGNAFMNVLFNNYIVVVIGLLITFGSMALRSLYDDHGWHIEPEDQDEKGART, from the coding sequence TTGGCTCATGCGCATAGCGTCAAGAGGTACAGGGGCTTGATGGATTGGATCACCACCGTCGATCACAAAAAAATCGCCATTCTCTATTTGGTTGCGGGTGGATTTTTCTTTGGAATCGGCGGCATTGAAGCCATTTTGATTCGGATTCAACTGATGAAGCCTATGAATGATTTTGTATCGGCACAGGTCTTCAACGAATTGATTACCATGCATGGAACAACGATGATTTTCCTTGGTGTCATGCCACTTATTTTTGCCATTATGAATGCAGTCGTGCCTTTGCAGATCGGGGCACGGGACGTTGCCTTTCCTTTTCTTAACGCACTTGGTTTCTGGACGTTCCTTTTTGGGGGACTGCTGCTGAACCTGAGCTGGGTTATGGGGGGAGCACCGGATGCAGGCTGGACCTCATATACGCCGCTTTCGGGCAGTGAGTATAGTGGAACGCATGGTGTGGATTTCTATACCATCGGTCTTCAGATCGCGGGTCTGGGAACGCTCATCGGGGGGATTAACTTTCTCGCGACGATTATTACAATGCGTGCTCCAGGCATGTCCTACATGCGGATGCCAATGTTTACATGGACGACATTTATTACATCTGCCATTATTCTTTTTGCTTTTCCTGCCATCACGGTAGGGCTTGTACTTTTGACGTTTGATCGTATACTGGGAGCGAATTTCTTCGATGTCGCAGGTGGCGGTAACCCCGTACTCTGGCAGCACATCTTCTGGATTTTCGGACACCCGGAAGTATACATTTTGATTTTGCCGGCATTTGGTATCATCTCGGAGGTTATTCCGACCTTCTCGCGTAAACGGTTGTTCGGTTACAGCTCCATGGTATTTGCCACTATCCTGATTGCCTTCCTGGGCTTCATGGTATGGGCGCATCACATGTTTACAACAGGTCTGGGTAATGTAGCCAACGCGCTATTTTCCATCTCGACAATGTTGATTGCCGTACCTACCGGGATCAAAATCTTTAACTGGCTCTTTACGATGTGGGGTGGACAGATCCGCTTTACAGCGGCAAATCTGTTCGCTGTTGGATTCGTTCCAACCTTCGTTATGGGTGGTGTTACCGGTGTCATGCTGGCATCTGCTCCAGCGGATTTCCAGTTCCATGATACGTACTTTGTTGTAGCCCACTTTCACTATGTTATTGTAGGGGGACTTGTACTCGGTTTGTTCTCGGGACTGCATTACTGGTGGCCGAAGATGTTCGGACGTATTCTCAGTGAAACACTTGGGAAATGGACATTCTGGACATTTATGATCGGTTTCCAATTAACGTTCTTTGTACAGCATTTCCTCGGTCTGATGGGAATGCAGCGCCGGATCGTTACATATTTGCCGAATCAGGATTTTGATCTGCTCAATCTGGTCAGCTCCGTCGGGGCATTTCTGATGGGTGTGGGAGTTATCTTATTCCTCGCGAACATCGTAATCACCATGAGAAAACCGGCTGGTGCGCCAAATGATCCGTGGGAAGACGGTCGTACTTTGGAATGGTCCATTCCTTCACCACCACCGGAATACAATTTCAAGCAGACGCCGCTGGTACGTGGAATTGATGCGTACTGGAAGGAAAAGATGGCAGGACATACGGAGATGACACCAGCAGAACCTGTGGGTTCGATTCATATGCCGTCAGCAACGCCGCTGCCGTTTGTAATGTCTGTGGGGATCTTTATTGCCGGACTTGGTCTGATGTTCAGCAAGGATGAATTCGGTAATGCATTTATGAATGTATTGTTTAACAATTATATTGTAGTTGTTATTGGTCTTCTGATTACATTTGGATCAATGGCACTGCGTTCACTTTATGATGATCATGGCTGGCATATTGAACCGGAGGATCAGGATGAGAAGGGGGCTAGAACATGA
- a CDS encoding cytochrome c oxidase subunit 3, which yields MTTSHAEPVNDKLPHEPEKATLEGRNKLIAFWLFLGGETVLFGTLFATFLALRGQTNDGPTANELFHLPLVAAATFILLVSSLTSVFAIQAMHKGKRDALALWLGITVVLGMGFLALEIYEFYEYVKHKEFGMTTSAFSSAFYTLVGFHGAHVAFGIVWIGIIIGQLFKKGLTVVTAPKVYVSAMYWHFIDVVWVFIFTVVYLLGKVG from the coding sequence ATGACAACCTCACATGCCGAACCGGTGAACGACAAATTGCCGCATGAACCGGAGAAAGCAACGCTGGAGGGACGTAACAAGCTGATCGCCTTCTGGTTGTTCCTTGGCGGAGAGACTGTACTGTTCGGTACGCTCTTTGCTACCTTCCTGGCTCTTCGTGGCCAAACCAATGATGGACCTACGGCGAATGAACTGTTTCACCTGCCACTCGTGGCCGCTGCAACGTTCATTCTCTTGGTCAGTAGTTTGACGAGTGTATTTGCAATTCAGGCCATGCATAAGGGCAAGCGAGATGCACTGGCATTGTGGCTTGGCATCACGGTGGTACTGGGTATGGGATTCCTCGCGCTGGAGATATACGAGTTCTATGAGTATGTGAAACATAAAGAGTTTGGCATGACTACCAGTGCTTTCAGTTCAGCATTCTATACACTGGTCGGGTTCCACGGAGCGCACGTTGCTTTCGGTATTGTGTGGATCGGAATCATTATTGGGCAGCTGTTCAAAAAAGGATTGACGGTCGTAACTGCACCTAAAGTATACGTCTCCGCAATGTACTGGCACTTTATTGACGTGGTCTGGGTGTTCATCTTTACGGTCGTGTACCTGCTCGGAAAGGTGGGGTAA
- a CDS encoding cytochrome C oxidase subunit IV family protein, translated as MSAQDKTDQQPVKHRHRTEGPQKHVVVFVFSIILTLIAFAAASAGGVNTTFTIIILLVMAILQVFVQLGYWMHMKDKGHLMPILFMAFGFFVAFTCIIMALYWVWW; from the coding sequence ATGTCAGCACAGGATAAGACAGATCAACAGCCTGTGAAGCACCGTCACCGGACGGAAGGGCCACAGAAACACGTCGTGGTGTTTGTTTTCTCCATTATTCTCACGCTGATTGCGTTTGCGGCTGCTTCTGCCGGAGGGGTCAACACAACCTTTACGATTATTATTTTGCTCGTGATGGCTATTCTTCAGGTATTCGTTCAGTTGGGTTACTGGATGCACATGAAGGATAAAGGGCATTTGATGCCAATCCTGTTCATGGCCTTTGGCTTCTTCGTAGCCTTTACGTGCATCATTATGGCACTTTATTGGGTCTGGTGGTAA
- the ctaG gene encoding cytochrome c oxidase assembly factor CtaG, producing the protein MLGLQYFSFNDLWSPLILALFLIIAAAYLVLVGPLSEQIKDAEPATAGQKIMFITGLFVLYLAQAGPFNLLGHVMFSFHMVSMAFSYLVAPPLMMKGLPFWVWRRIVRWLPTRQLSFLAHPIVAAVIFNGLFSLYHLPIVHDYVMLNFTVHRLYYIALFITSMLMWWTLLNPLPEGRQASGLSKIGFIFLNMVLLTPACGLIIFASEPLYQTYSNPAVWAEAMRYCVSGDSTALLRSFGGPAFFNFLSSAKEDQQVGGIVMKFIQEGIFASMLAYVFFQWYRKEKQEEDDDDSYPAGGAGGPLNPAAK; encoded by the coding sequence ATGCTCGGGTTGCAATATTTTAGCTTCAACGACTTATGGAGTCCACTTATATTGGCTTTATTTCTGATCATTGCTGCGGCGTATTTAGTGCTCGTGGGACCGTTAAGCGAGCAAATAAAAGATGCAGAGCCTGCGACTGCCGGTCAGAAAATCATGTTTATTACAGGGCTGTTTGTCCTCTATCTGGCTCAAGCTGGACCATTTAATCTGCTTGGTCACGTGATGTTTAGTTTTCACATGGTAAGCATGGCGTTCTCTTATCTGGTAGCGCCGCCGCTGATGATGAAAGGTTTGCCGTTCTGGGTATGGCGCAGAATCGTACGTTGGTTGCCAACACGCCAGCTATCGTTCCTGGCTCATCCGATCGTTGCGGCAGTGATCTTTAACGGGCTGTTTTCGCTGTATCACTTACCGATTGTACATGATTACGTTATGCTGAATTTTACCGTTCACCGGTTGTATTATATTGCACTGTTTATCACCTCTATGCTCATGTGGTGGACATTGCTGAATCCGTTACCAGAGGGCAGACAAGCTTCGGGTTTATCCAAGATCGGTTTTATTTTTCTGAATATGGTGCTGCTCACACCTGCGTGTGGATTGATTATCTTTGCGTCCGAGCCGTTGTATCAGACGTACAGCAACCCGGCAGTATGGGCTGAAGCCATGCGGTATTGTGTGTCTGGGGATTCTACGGCTTTACTTCGCTCATTCGGTGGACCGGCCTTCTTCAACTTCCTGTCCTCCGCGAAGGAAGATCAGCAGGTCGGTGGCATTGTAATGAAGTTTATTCAGGAAGGGATCTTCGCCTCCATGCTGGCCTATGTCTTTTTCCAATGGTATCGGAAAGAGAAGCAGGAAGAAGATGATGATGATTCGTATCCTGCTGGAGGCGCTGGGGGGCCACTCAATCCGGCTGCCAAATAA
- a CDS encoding DUF420 domain-containing protein, with translation MDMYFWLPTISTSFIVISAVLVGIGWVLIIRGKRKAHQSAMVAGAIAALIFFVIYMSRTIFVGNTAWGGDPDLEIFYRIFLIFHIILATVAAIFGISTLVLGFKKKFGTHRRWGRFTSMIWFGSALTGVVVYVLLYLLYPGGHTRPVWEAILGV, from the coding sequence ATGGATATGTATTTTTGGCTACCTACGATCAGTACTTCTTTCATTGTGATAAGTGCAGTACTGGTGGGGATTGGATGGGTACTGATTATTCGGGGCAAACGCAAGGCTCATCAGTCCGCCATGGTAGCAGGTGCGATTGCAGCTCTAATCTTCTTTGTGATCTATATGTCTCGCACAATATTCGTAGGTAATACGGCTTGGGGTGGAGACCCGGATCTGGAGATCTTTTATCGGATATTTCTAATCTTTCATATTATCCTGGCTACCGTGGCAGCGATATTCGGCATTTCAACACTGGTGTTGGGGTTCAAAAAGAAGTTTGGAACACATCGCCGCTGGGGCAGGTTCACGTCCATGATCTGGTTCGGGTCAGCATTAACAGGTGTTGTTGTGTATGTTCTTCTATATCTCTTATATCCTGGTGGTCATACGCGTCCGGTGTGGGAAGCTATTCTCGGCGTGTAA
- a CDS encoding GntR family transcriptional regulator: MKIPIQINENSAEPLYHQIENQLRSLIITGQLEEGTHLPSIREFAGALNCSVITVRRVYQDLENEGLLRTKQGTGTFVAQVEAGDRENYRLKAAQEALQAAVQSGKSVGCTEEEMESLFREVLKAIYAK; this comes from the coding sequence GTGAAAATACCCATTCAAATTAATGAAAATAGCGCTGAACCTTTATACCACCAAATTGAAAATCAATTAAGATCTCTAATTATAACGGGTCAGTTGGAGGAGGGGACACATTTGCCGTCCATTCGTGAGTTCGCCGGAGCGCTGAATTGCAGTGTGATTACGGTTAGACGGGTCTATCAGGATCTGGAGAATGAAGGTCTGCTTCGTACGAAGCAGGGGACGGGTACATTTGTGGCCCAGGTAGAAGCCGGCGATAGAGAAAATTATAGATTGAAGGCCGCACAGGAAGCGTTGCAGGCAGCGGTGCAGTCTGGAAAATCGGTAGGCTGTACGGAAGAAGAGATGGAGAGCCTGTTCCGGGAAGTCCTAAAGGCTATTTACGCGAAGTAA
- a CDS encoding ABC transporter ATP-binding protein, with protein MEPIAVQLNGVSKMRKRRVIGPIDLTIPEGYVVAILGHNGSGKSTLLNMLQQVVLPDAGHIIWFGKEHEGPLPLELRQQIGFVADNAGLEENRITAQEAAEFRAYWYPRWDMKLFDQLIRDMEVPVDVKLNKMSKGERRKFEIAAAIAARPRLLLLDEPSSGLDPFAWKVMVEQFRTFMAEGDTTILIATHIADEVKRLADYIVLMHRGQSLGMAEKDMVLDQWKEVWYEGDLRPESIPGVVESSLEERGLVRVITTRVSEAQERLELSNNRVLKIRNLELDEVLAFWIAGYAPVQWK; from the coding sequence ATGGAACCTATAGCAGTTCAGTTGAACGGTGTATCCAAAATGCGAAAACGCAGAGTAATTGGCCCGATCGATCTGACCATCCCGGAAGGGTATGTAGTTGCTATTCTCGGTCATAACGGTTCGGGCAAAAGCACACTTCTTAACATGCTGCAACAAGTGGTGCTGCCAGATGCCGGGCATATAATATGGTTTGGGAAGGAACATGAGGGACCACTTCCCCTTGAACTGAGACAACAGATCGGTTTTGTGGCTGACAATGCCGGGCTTGAAGAGAATCGGATAACAGCACAGGAAGCAGCTGAATTTCGGGCCTACTGGTACCCGCGATGGGATATGAAGTTGTTCGATCAACTGATTCGCGATATGGAAGTACCCGTTGATGTGAAGCTGAACAAGATGTCCAAGGGAGAGCGGCGGAAATTCGAGATTGCTGCTGCAATTGCAGCTCGTCCCAGATTATTGCTTTTGGATGAGCCTTCATCAGGACTGGACCCCTTTGCCTGGAAAGTGATGGTTGAGCAGTTCCGTACCTTCATGGCTGAGGGGGACACCACGATTCTGATTGCCACACATATAGCAGACGAAGTCAAAAGACTTGCGGATTACATCGTATTGATGCACCGTGGTCAGTCGCTGGGAATGGCCGAGAAAGATATGGTGCTCGATCAGTGGAAAGAAGTCTGGTATGAAGGAGACTTAAGGCCAGAGAGTATCCCGGGTGTTGTGGAATCTTCTTTGGAAGAAAGAGGTCTGGTTCGTGTCATTACAACCCGGGTCAGCGAAGCGCAGGAGAGGCTGGAGCTATCGAATAACCGAGTATTGAAAATCCGCAACTTGGAATTGGATGAAGTGTTGGCGTTCTGGATTGCCGGGTATGCACCTGTACAGTGGAAATAA